One genomic segment of Brevibacillus laterosporus LMG 15441 includes these proteins:
- a CDS encoding TetR/AcrR family transcriptional regulator encodes MITRRERKKRETKERIFNAAIKLFKEYGFEATTIDMISEEADVARGTIFLHFTSKEAILANWGYERLQEIEDRREEWDFGDSCKQRVLRIYKILNEVNIQNYDFLKVLIESSMKHRKVLESEKKNMYFELRELFADLIEDAQEKGRLKSKINPLIAANMLENIYYNALYDWVRSDGGWPLEEIMEEKVSIVFEGLDVSTQS; translated from the coding sequence TTGATTACTCGCAGAGAGCGAAAAAAGCGTGAAACAAAGGAACGTATTTTTAATGCCGCTATTAAATTGTTTAAAGAATATGGTTTTGAAGCGACCACAATTGATATGATCTCCGAGGAAGCGGATGTGGCGCGAGGGACCATTTTTTTACATTTCACCTCAAAAGAAGCGATTCTTGCCAATTGGGGCTATGAACGCTTACAGGAAATTGAAGATAGGCGCGAAGAATGGGATTTTGGAGATAGTTGTAAACAACGCGTCCTACGCATTTATAAAATCCTAAACGAAGTAAATATACAGAACTATGATTTTCTAAAAGTATTGATTGAATCCTCTATGAAGCATCGTAAGGTTCTGGAATCAGAAAAGAAAAATATGTACTTTGAGCTAAGAGAATTATTTGCTGATTTGATTGAAGATGCCCAAGAAAAAGGGAGACTGAAAAGTAAAATTAATCCATTAATTGCTGCCAATATGCTGGAAAACATCTATTACAATGCCTTGTATGATTGGGTACGTAGCGATGGTGGCTGGCCTTTGGAGGAGATCATGGAGGAAAAGGTCTCGATTGTATTTGAAGGACTTGATGTATCTACCCAATCATAA